GTTAATTCCAAGTTCCTTAACAATTGATTCAATTGCATTGATGGTTAACCTACTGTTTGGTTGATATTTTGAAACAAATACAGCATCACCATTGTCTTTTCGCGTGCCCAAGTATTGCATTAAATGCAACTTAGTCCGTGCATCAAAGTATATTTCACGCTGACTATTTCCTTTACCAAGCACAATACTTGACCGTTCTTCAAAATTAACGTCACTAATATTCATTCGAGCTAATTCACCAACACGAATACCAGTGGATGCAAGCATTTCGATAATTGTTAAATCACGAAGATTATCAGCCGTATCACGGAGCACTTCCATTTCTTCATCCGACAATGCTTCTTTAACAACCTTCATCGTTTTTACTTTGTGAATGCGTCGGACAGGACTCTTACTGATATAATCTTCATCTTCCAACCACGAAAAGAAGCTAGACAAAATACGCCGAATATTATCAATCGTAACTTTACTAGATCCATTGGTTTCTTGATAATCAGCCAAGTATCTTCTTAAGTCATCAGTACTAATCAACTTAATCCACTTTTCCACAGAACTATACATCTTTGTAATAGTTGAATGGTAATATGCTAATGATTTTTCAGAACACCCTTCAACTCGCTTAGCCGCAATAAACAACCGCACAAAATCGGTATTAGTCATTTCCGGGTGTGGCAGTTTCATGGTCACATCTACTCCATCCAAATGTTTACTAAGCGACTTACCTAACCTTTCAATTAACGTATCTGTCATTAGTTCAGCCATATCATCAATAACATTTTGAATCAGTTCTTCTTTCATTGTCACACTCCGTGGTCTTAATGAAAAAAGTATACCGACAATGTGTGTCCAATGCTAAATGATAATTTAGCTGCTTAGTCTAGATCAATTTTGCCAGCTAAAAGTTTAGGTAAAAGAGAATCACGAAGTACGCTTAAATTTTGATTCATTTGATTATTTGCATTTATTTGCATAAACATGGGTTCTAATAATTTTCCAAATTCAACGTTGGCGCGAAAATTGGGTAATTCAAGTTCAATCCCACCAATATCCTGTGGTCTCACTGCGGGATAAGTTGATGTGCTTCCTTCTGCTATTGCCTGCAAACCTTTAACAATTTGATTATCTGTTAATAATACAAATAAATGGAATGGACTAATTTTGTCCGTATTAGCAGTTATGGTTGTGAAACCTGTTGAAACTAATAGATTGTCATCTGGATTTAGCATTATGCCATAGTGCTTTTGATTTGGACGCACTGTTGAATACACAATGTCTAAATTCTTTATATGACGCCGTGCTCGACTTGGTATTTTTTCTAACATTGGATTAAGAACCTGAATCTCATCGATACTATTTTCAGTTATATTTGACGTGTCCAAGTATTGAATGGTAGCTAAAAGTTCAGCTTTCTTAGCACTAACACTATTCAATGCGGCAAGTTCATCAATTGTGTACGCTTGTAATTCGCTTAAGTGTTCTAATTTAAATTGACCAACTAACGTGGATGACAATTCAAGTAAATTATCATTTATCCGCCGATTCAGTTGGATTTTATGATTAAATAAAAAGAGAGTTTTGGCAATTGATCGCTGAATTTCAAATGATGGAATTTCAAATTCAAATTCCATTATAGCTTTCTTATCCCCACGCGGCATTTTAGTTCCTTTTACCGAACCCATCACACGATTAAAAAACTCATCTTGAAAAAGTAACCAGAAAAGATACTCTGGCAAAACTATTTGCTCATTTGCACGAAAGTTGAGAACATCAGCGGAATTACCACCATTTTCAGTTGCAAACCAAATTTTTTTGAAATATGGTCGAATATTTGAAATAAGAATGTCTTTAGGTTTAAACTTTGTTACCTTCCCAGTGTCTGGAAGCCTAGTTGCTATTCCCTTCCCTCCGCGATTTGGTAGAAGATTTTCAGTACTAACATAATTTTCAATCGTAATTTCTGAAACTCCAACTTTGTCACTTACATAATACGCAATCTCAGAAAGCTTAAATTTCATAACCAATTCCCTTCAACGCCTTCCGAATTTGTTCTTCAAGCTCAGCGGATTGTTTGAATTGTTCTGAAAGCTCACTAGCAAGGCGAGTCATTTTTTCTTCAAACGGTTCGCCATCGTCCTCTACTTCAGCTAATCCAACATAGCGACCAGGCGTTAATACATAATCATTCTTAGCAATTTCGTCCAATGTAGCCGCCTTAGCGAATCCTGCAACATCTTCATAGTCTTGTCCATTCGTACCCTTGTATGCATGATACGCATCTGCAATTTTGGCAATGTCCTCACGAGAAAATGCTTTGTGAGTGCGGTCAGCCATGAAACCTACATTACGTGCATCAATAAATAAAGTTTCACCCTTACGATTACGTTCATCAGATGATGTTTTGTCCATATCGATAAACCAGAGTGACACTGGAATTTGAGTTGAGTAAAACATTTGTCCTGGCAACGCCACAATTGCATCAATTTTATCTGCATTAAGAAGCGCTTTACGAATTGCATATTCTTCCTTAGTTGACGTTGAAAGTGCACCATTGGCTAAAACAAATGCCGCCTTACCATCTGGTGTCAGCTTGCTTACAATGTGTTCAATCCAAGCGTAATTAGCATTATTTTCAGGCGGTACCCCGTAAGTCCAACGAGCATCTTCCTTCAGTCGATCACCACCCCACTTTTTCAAATTAAACGGTGGGTTTGCTAAAACATAATCAAAGCGTACCCCCTTGTGCAGATCATTCAAGAAAGTGTCACCTTGTTGCGGGCCAAAGTCATTATCAATGCCACGAATAGCTAGATTCATCTTTGCTAATTTCCAAGTAGTTGGGTTTGCTTCTTGACCATATACAGACAAGTCGGCAATATTCCCTTGATGCTCCTTAACAAATTCTTCAGATTGTACGAACATACCACCTGAACCAGCCGCAGGGTCATAAATTTTACCTTTATATGGTTCAATCATTTCAACCAATGTACGAACGATTGAACGTGGTGTGTAGAATTCTCCACCGTTTTTTCCTTCTGCACTAGCAAATTGACTCAAGAAAAATTCATACACACGACCAAGTACGTCATTCTTGCGTGATTCTTCAGTACCAACTTGGATGTTAGAAATCAGATCAATAACAGCACCAAGACGAACTTTGTCTAAATCATCAGAAGCATAGTTTTTTGGTAGAACACCCTTGATTTGATTATTTTCTCGTTCAATCGCAATCATCGCCTTGTCAATAACATCACCAATTTCAGGTGTTTTAGATGCCGCATCAATTACAGACCAACGTGCTTCTTTAGGTAGCCAGAAGATGTTCTTTTCAAGATATGCGTCTTGATCTTCAGAATCTTCTGGATAATCACTGTTCAACAATTCTTGGTAACGTTCTTCAAATGAATCTGAAACGTACTTCAAGAAGATTAATCCAAGCACCACATTACGATACTCAGAAGCGTCCATGCTTCCACGTAATTCATCTGCGGCAGCCCAGAGTTGATCTTCAATCTTTAATTCTCCACTTTGTTTAGCCATGTATTATCACCTTTTTATTTATATACTCATTTATTTACATTTCATTGAAATAAAGTTCAAAAGTAATGGTGTATCTACGTCTAGTAGAATACATCCTGTTAGAGTTTATTTAACAAACCCAAAATTTTTATATCTAAATTTTCAATTCTAGTCTTTGTCCTCTTCAAATCCCTTTCGACTTGTTCAATATTAACCTCAACGTCTTCATACGTATCAATATAACGATTAATGTTCAAATTATAATCATTTTTAATTATATCATCATAAGATACTGCTTTTGCATATTTAGCAATATTTTCACGCTTATTATACGCATCAATAATACGGTCAATTCCGTCATCTGTAATCACATTATTCTTCTTAGTCTTTTCAAAATCATTGAACGCGTCAACAAACAAAATATCATCGTGATTTTTTTCTTTCTTGAATACAAGAACAACTGTTGCAAGCATTGTCCCATAGAAAATGTTGTTCGGTAACCCAATTACGGCATCGAGTGATTTTTGCTTATCAATAATGTATTTACGAATTACGCCTTCGGCTGCGCCGCGAAAAAGTACACCATGTGGTAATACAACTGCCATGGTACCTTTTTCATCTAGGTGATATAACATATCTTCAATAAATGCGTAATCCGCTTTTGAGCGCGGTGCCAATTTACCATATTCATTGAAGCGTACGTCATCAACTGGTTCCCAGTTAACGGAGAATGGTGGAATACTAACAACAGCATCAAACTTTTTATCCTTGAACTGATCATCATCAAGCGTATTTGCATTACGCAAGTTTAATTTATTAAACTTAACACCGTGAATTATCATATTCATACGTGCCAGGTTAAATGTAGATTTATTCAATTCCGTTCCAAAATAATTTTTAACTTTTACCTTACTACCAACTTGTAACAGCGATGATGCTGAACCCATCGCAGGGTCATAAACACCATTAATTTCATTACTACTATTTCCGACTAACTGTGCTAAAAGTTTTGATACTTGAACCGGACTGTAAATATCTGCTGTATTTTTCCCAGATGCAGCACTGAAACTAGCAATCAAATATTCAAATATTTCACCACTAACCCTTGAATCACTAAAATCAATATCCTTTAACCCCAGAATAATCTTGCTAATAACTAAGGATCTGTTTGCTTCAGTTCGTCCCAAATTAGTAGAGCTAAAATCTACATCATCGAAGATATCATATAAAGCTTCAGCACTTTCTGTTCCTTCAATCGAATTATTAAATTCTACAAACGCAGTTTTCAATAACTCGTTATTCCAAATTCCATGCTCTACATTATCAACCATACTTGAAAACAAGTATTTTTTTTTAATTGTGTAGCCCTTATTTCTTTTTTTCTTAACTTGTTCTGACAGATATGCATAAAACATGAGGCAGAATAAATAATTCCGAAATTCGATTATATTCATGTGACCACGTGCATCGTCAGTAAGTTTCCAAAGCTTAGTTTGTATTGTAGCTTGCATTATTCGTTCTCTTTTAACTTTCTTTCAATACGCTCAATAATTAGTGCTTGTTCAATTTTGCGCTCTTTTTCAACCTCTAATTGCTTTGTTTTCATCGTTACATATAGTTCACCAATCACCTTTTGAACTTCCCTGTCAGGAATTTCCAACTTCAACTCCCGTAACTGACTAACCGTTAGTTTAGCAATTAAGCTCCCTTGACTTTCAATTAAAAATTGGTGATGCATTGATTTTGAATCGTTAAAAAAGAAGCGTGCATATTCAATATCAATTGGCTGCTTAGGTATTAGTTTGACATAATTACTAGTTAATAACATTCCATCATGTTCTGGACTAACAACTCCCGCTTTACTTTGAATTATGCTATAAATCAAATCACCTTGTTGCACAGTTTCAACGTAATCCGATGTACGGAATGTTTTAATTTCCCCATTTCCAGTATTTTTGAATGTATCTTTCAAAAAATTTTCGTTTGCATAAATTTTATATGCCGGAACATCTGTTGCCATCACTTCACGGATTCGTGGTAATTGCGTTCCGATGTTTATTTCAAATAAATCGTTTACTCTTACTTCCATGCCGTCTCCTTGAAATTTTTAAAAATTGCTCATCTCAATGTAATCAATATAACATCTCTCACTTTTTTCGTCCAGCAATTTTAATTAATTTCAGATAAAAATTTAATATCACCTAATATACCCCAAACTACTTAATGAATTCAAAACGCCTCATCTCGCCTTTATTTCCGTGTTTACGGGTTATTCGCAATCCAGAACCATACAAAAAAAGCATGCCAACAACTCACATCAGCATACTTCCATATCACACAAAATCCACAAAAGTCCCAACCACTTTAAACTCCCCCCAAAAATTACGCCTGCATCCAACTATACCCATGTGTCGTCAGATTACGTGGTTCATGCGCGGTCACTGTGGGATGTGCCACAAAATAATCAGCAATCAAATCGGTAATATCAACTTGTAGTTCCTTGACGATTTTTTCGGCGCCGAACATCATGAAATCCCCTCCGGACACGGCCCGATATTGATTCAAGGCGACTACTAATTCGTCGGTGGGTGCCACATCATGCCCATGGTATTTCAATTTGGTCACGCGTTGGCCCACCGGTAAACTCAGATCAAACGCGTAATCAATACCACTCCAATAATCATAATTATAATGTTGGGGCTTGGGTTCCATGAAAATTGGCGTAACTGTTAATTCACCGTCAATGACCGTGAAATATTCCGCGCTTTTTTCGAGTGCCGCTTTCAAGTCGGCCCCGGTAATTTTTTCGGCGGCCAATGTGTTGGGATAAATGTAGCTGGTCACCACATCGCGCATCGTAACTTCAGGTTTGAAGCCAGGTACTTCATTGTTAAAGAGCGCCGTTGCTGCAATATCGGTGCCAACTGCTGCCATTTGGACGCGGTTAATGAAATCTAAATACGCATCTCCGTGCGCCCGTTCTTTCAATGGTGCGTGGACGAGCATGTCGCCTGCAACTTGCCCCACTGGTGAATCCAGCCAATCTTCAACTCGTGCTTGGACACCTTGCGTTAGCGCGACAATGCCGGCGTCTGGCTTGAAACCCTTTGTTGATAATAATTGTGTGGCTTGTTTAGTTACGGCATTGGTATCATCCAGTTCAAAGGTCAGCACGCCCACATTTTCACCGCGATAGCCCGGTTGTGTTGTTGCGGTGCCTTGCACAATTCCTGCTAACTGGCGGTGTTGATGGCCGGTGACTAACCCATCAATCCCCGGCACTTCGCGTAACAATCGGTAACCAACATTTTCGCCCGTCAAAATGGCATCTGGTTCACCGGTTTTTAAATCGGCTTCAAAGCCCCCATGATATGCCACGATTACTAAATCAGCTTCTTGGCGTAAAAATGGTACGTAGCGTTTCGCCGTTTCAACAACATCCATAAACTGCAAACCTTCAATGTTAGCAGGCTTTTCCCAATGGGGAATGTAGTCGGTCGTCAAACCGAGAATAGCAACCTTGACCCCTTTGTCTTCAATAATACGATATGGCTTTCCCATAAACGGTTCATCATTGCTCGCCAAAATATTGGCATTCAAGACACCGACATCTTTTGGAATTGCCGTTTGTAAATAATCTACTCCATAATTGAATTCATGATTGCCTAAAATCCGCGCATCGTAGCCAATTTGCTTGGCAAGTTGTTGATATAAACCAACTGCATTTCGATTTTCTTTGGCAATGTAATTGGTCAATGGTGAGCCTTGAATAAAATCACCATTTTCAATCGTTATTACTAATTCATCATCGGCGGCGTGTGCTTTTAATTCCGCAATTACCGTCGCTGCCCGCGCTAAACCAAACGGTACCTCACTGTCACGACTCGAAAAATCAGTTGGTAGTACGAAGCCATGGACATCACTCGTTGATAAAATTGTAACTTTCATGTGCACTCATCCCCATTATTTTCATTTATTATTGATTTCGCTGCGAATTAGCGGCTAAAATTTTTCTAGCGTGGAATTTGGATATGTGTCTCAGATTGATTCCCACTGCGAGGCTAGAACCAGTCTGGACACCGTGATGGAAGACAAGCATTTGAAGCCACAGTGCGGTCTTCAAATGTTTGCGAAGCTTGGTTCGCTAACGCGGTAACCATCTTCACAAATCCATAATCAGTAACAAAACCCGTTACTGATTATGCCATCACGGTGCGAGCTAAAGTCCAGCCTGTTTCCAGCCTCTTCGTTAGTTTGAGCAGGTAATCTGACTAGTAATATGCCGTAATCCTTGTCGCTGCAAGTTTAGCGGTAATCAATAGTTCCACGCAGTGGCATCATAAATCTCATCTCATTTTATAAATTCCACGTCAGACGAAATAAGAAAAAGCGCCCTTGGATCTCTTCAGCAGACCACGGGCGCAATGTGTTACATGCTTAAACTAAACGTTTGCGCATTTGACCTGAGACAAAATCAATCAGGATAACCATGACGACAATCCCGATTAAGATAATGCCGACCCGAGGCCAAGTCCGGGTTCCAATTGAGAACAACAGTGGTGCCCCAATCCCCCCAGCACCAACCAAGCCAAGGATTGATGCGGAACGCACGGCGATTTCAAAACGATACAAAGTTAATGATAAGAATTCTGGCAAAACGGCGGGAATTGTGGCGTGAATCAAGACATCCAAACCGTTTCCACCGGCCGCCAAGATGGCCTCACCCGGACGGCGGTCAATTCCTTCAATCGCTTCACTGAACAACTTCCCTAACATTCCAATTGAGTGGAATGATACCGCCAAAACCCCAGCATATGGCCCAGGACCGACGGCTTTGATGAACATAATCGCCATCACGATTTCAGGGAAAGTCCGGACAAAGGTCAAAAAGAGCTTACCCGTTGTTGACCGGGGGTGAAAGAAACTTTTTTGCGTCCGTGCTGCCCAAAAGGCAAATGGTACACTCAAAATTGCTGATACAATCGTCCCTAGAAAAGCAATTGCGAGGGTTTGAATTAATAAGCTCACCAAATCTTCGCCATCACCAGTGTAGACATAACCCCAATCCGGGTGGAAAATCCCACCGAAAATGGCTTTGGTCACTTCGCCAGCCATTTCTTTGAAACCGTTAAACTGAATACCTGAAAAGGCCCAAATATAGAGGGCAACCACCAACACGCTCCAAACAAGCATGTGATAACGTTGCCAGAATGTTTTTTTAATTGTCATTATGCCAAACGCTCCCGTAATTGATTACTGATGGTGTCGACAACGATTACGACGATGAAAATCCCGATAACGACCACGGCGGTACGATCATAGCGGAATTGGCCGAGTGAACGTTGGAGTAATTCCCCAATTCCACCGGCTCCCAAGTACCCCAGCACCGTTGACGCCCGCACGTTAATTTCTAATGTATATAGAAAATAACTCAAGAAACTGTTCAATACTTGGGGCAACACTGCGAAGATGACGACTTGCGTTTTGTTAGCACCCGCGGCCGTCAATGCTTCGAGCGGTCCCATGTCGATAGTTTCAATCGCTTCATAGAATAATTTTGAGACCATCCCAAAACTAAAGACAATCAGTGTTAGTACCCCGGCCATGGGGCCAATGCCGACAATCGCCACAAAAATCGCTGCCAACACTAAATCAGGAATCGTGCGCACAATGTTCAAAATGAACCGGAAAATACTACGAATGAACGTATTCGTCATAATGTTGCGCGCGGCTAACACGGCAAACGGAATCGCGAGCACTGAACCAATCAGCGTCCCGACGAGCGCCATTTGAATTGTTTGTAATAGTGGTTGGTAGATGTATGGCGCGTAGGCCCACGCTGGGTGCAACATTTCCTTGAAAATCACCATAAATTGGTCAAACCCGTGGAAAAATTCTGGTACGTCAACTTCGGTCATATTGCCTGCACCAATAAAGATTACGAGGAATAAGAGCACCCACAATAGGGTCTTAACATGCCACTTTTGTTCCCACGTTTTCACTGGAATCGTGTTCATGCTTAGGCCTCCTTCACGTTTTGATCTTTGCCGTCATAGATTTCATCAAAGTCGGCGTCCGTAACTTCAGCAATGCTTTTATCAAATACCAATTTCCCGGCACGTAGACCCACGAGACGTGAGGCGTATTGTTTCGCCAACGCCACACTGTGCAAGTTAACCACCACGGTAATTCCGAGTTCTTCATTTAATTGTTTTAAATCGTCCATCACGGTCACCGTCGTACGGGGATCAAGTGAGGCAATTGGTTCGTCCGCCAACATGATCTTAGGATCTTGCATCAAAGCGCGGGCGATAGCGACCCGTTGTTGTTGTCCACCAGACAATTCATCAGCACGTGAGTAGAGTTTTTCGCCCAAGTTAACACGTTGTAAGTTATCCGCGGCCATTTGCTTATCGGCGGGCGTGAACAGCCCAAGTGCACTTTTGAACGTTGAATAATAACCAACTCGCCCATTCAAAATATTGCGTTCAACGGTGGAACGCTTAACCAAGTTGAAGCTTTGGAAAATCATTGCAATATTGCGGCGCAATGCCCGTAAATTTTTACCTTTGGCGCGCACAATTGATTCACCATCAATCAAAATTTCACCACTCGTCACGTCATGCAAACGATTGGCTGCACGCAGTAATGTACTTTTCCCAGCACCAGATAGCCCAACAATAACGACAAATTCACCTTTATTAATCGTCAAATTGATGTTGTCCAACCCAATTGTTCCATTAGGGTAGACCTTATTTACGTTTTGAAACTCAATAATTGGCGTTGCTTCTTGCATCATTACATCTCCTCGTAATTTCACTAAACTTGGTTGTTATTTTGTGGTGCTTCACATTTTGGTTAGTACTGGTGATTCTGAAGGCAGACCCACTTTTCGGCTTCAGCCTTTTACTGAGCGCCAACTTAAAGCTGCTTCTCAGTAAAAGGCCGGACAAAAGTATCAATTTTGTCGCGGCCCTTATTCATTACGTTGTCAGTGGAGATTAGTTTAATTTATCAGCCTTTGCTTCGTAATCGCGGACGATATCGAAGTTACTATCCTTGGCAGGCGTTACACCTTCCCATGAATAAACTGATGACAAGATGTCGTGACCTTGCTTAGTCTTTGTGATTTTCAACATTGCGTCGGAAATCTTGTCTTGCCATTTCTTGTTGATACCTGCACGAACACTGATGGTATCGTTAGGAATTGGCTTAGTCATGTAAAGGATCTTCGTGTCGTCAAAGATGGTTGGCACATCGCCCTTAACGATGTTACGAGCATCGTTGAACACAAACGCTGCGTCAGTATCTTTGTTTTCAACCGAGAGGACACCTTGGTCGTGACCCTTAACAGTGACAGTTGTGTAATCAGATGGCTTAATACCCTTTTGGTCAAGTTCAACCATTGGGAAAATGTAGCCAGCATCAGAAGTTACGTCTTGAACGGCGATTTTCTTGCCCTTCAAATCTTCAATGCTGTTGATGCCTGAATTCTTGCGTACAAGCACTTCTGACGCGTAGCTATCAGTTAACTTGTCAGTAGGTTCGCCAGATGGTTCCTTCACGCCAAAACGTTGTGATTGTAAGATAACGTTCACGCCGTATTTCTTGTGAGCAATTGTGTAAGGTGCTGGTGGCAAGAAGCCCATATCAACTTTCTTAGAACCCATTGCTTCCACAATTGTGTCGTAATCAGTCGAAACTGAAACGTGCACTGGAATCCCCAATTGCTTGCTAAGTAACTTTTCAAGTGGCTTAGCCTTGGCTTCAATCGTGTTGGCATTTGAAGATGGTACAAATTGAACCGTCAAGCTCTTCAAATCACCATTTTTCGATGTGTCTGAAGTTGACTTACCACACGCTGCTAATAAAACGACTGCCGCTAACCCGACAAAAAGCATTAAACCACGCTTAAGATTACGCATAATTGTAACAATCTCCTTTTGATTGAAAAAATAGTTGTGTATCAGAACACTCATTAGATTATACTTTTTTCACGAAATCTTCAAGAAACATTCTGAATATAGTTCGGAATTTACGAACAATTAGCATGTTTTTTACACTTCCAACACAAAAAGGAGCGCAAAATCAGTATTATATTAAGCAGGTCAGCGTTGGTCAGTCAGGTTTTCGTCATCGTGCGAGTTGTATTATTTTTTTCTAATTGAAACGTTTTACTAATGGTGATAGATAGACTGGTGCTTTGCGTTGATCGATTCTGATGCCGAAACCCGAACTTTGATTGGCGCACAGGATTATTTCAATACGGATAAATTTTAATGGTCAAATGAAAAAGAGGCAGAGACATAAATTGTCTAGCCCGCAAAATAAGCCGAATTTCTCCTTATCTTAGTAAGGTAGAAATTCGGCTTATTAACGAACAAAAGACTGAAAAAAACGATAACCACCAAAGTCATCGTCCCTTCACTATCACAATGTATTGCTCTCATTTTCAATCATCCGTTGGGAACAAATCCTCAATCGCAGACTACATTTTTGATACCGCATTAATCTCAATCAATTCCAACACCGCTTGCAAGTCGGTATCTTCGAAAAGCGACTTCGGCGTCCACGGTAATTCGATATCGGGTGCGAAACCAACTCCATTAGTCCCCTGACCAACGTCGATAAGTTCCAACCGGGTCGTCGGATAGTGCACCGTGAAATTAGGATACTTTTGCGGTGCGACATTACCGTAGTCAACAATTCCCATTGTATTGCGGCCAAGTACTGTAACCTTAGCAAATGTCTTGGCTAGCATGATGAAGTTGTCGCCGGCAGAACCGGCCATATAATCACTCAGTACATAAACATGCTTTAAGTGGCCTTTAGGCTCGAGCACATAGGGCTCACTGACTTCTTCTTCCTCAACAGTAGTATTGGCAGTTTCTGCCGATTCCCAGTAAGCCACTTGACTCGCATACATATCATCAACCGTTTGATTATTGTATTGCGCTTTTAATTTTTTGAGTTCACCAAGCCAATTGTCCTTATTCCGTTGGGTCCAGTGCGTCACATACCCAAAACCTTTAGGATAATGGTCATCGAGGTTTTCTTGCTCATCGACGAAGTACGCCAACAGATTCCAATATGCCATGTCATTACCGCCAAGATTAAGTCGCGTATCAACAATCAAATAATCCAGTTTTGCGAGTGCTTCAGCATTGTCCGCGACTACCTTGTCAGTATCAGCAGGATTCCAAAAATCCGTTAACCGCATGTACCCGGTCTGGTCATTTAACATCTCAAATACGTGTGCTGGTGAATAATCATTATCAAACTCATGTAATTCCAGGAGTCGACCATCATTCAGCGTAATGCTCCGTCCACGTTGCAATAACCACTTCCAAGTCTGGCGATGCAAAATTGGATCAAGTTCGGCAGCATGCTGATTTCCGAGCGTTTCAATCGATTCCTCATCAATCGCAACAATCATATCCCCTAGGTGCAACCGTTCATCATCAAATACATCAGTGACAACTAAGCTATTTTGGAAGCGTCGAACTCCAAAGCCAATGCCAGCACTTGCGCCATCATTTACCGTTAATCCAACGTGACCATCAGGGAAGGCCATCAGATAATCTTGGACGACATATTCAAATTCAGTATCATCCATCGCCTCGGTTATCCGCGCAGTGAAGGTGCCCGGATCAACTTGATTTTCTTTGAGCCCGGCATAGTCAGTTGTCATTAGCGC
This is a stretch of genomic DNA from Periweissella cryptocerci. It encodes these proteins:
- a CDS encoding restriction endonuclease subunit S, whose translation is MEVRVNDLFEINIGTQLPRIREVMATDVPAYKIYANENFLKDTFKNTGNGEIKTFRTSDYVETVQQGDLIYSIIQSKAGVVSPEHDGMLLTSNYVKLIPKQPIDIEYARFFFNDSKSMHHQFLIESQGSLIAKLTVSQLRELKLEIPDREVQKVIGELYVTMKTKQLEVEKERKIEQALIIERIERKLKENE
- a CDS encoding type I restriction-modification system subunit M, whose protein sequence is MQATIQTKLWKLTDDARGHMNIIEFRNYLFCLMFYAYLSEQVKKKRNKGYTIKKKYLFSSMVDNVEHGIWNNELLKTAFVEFNNSIEGTESAEALYDIFDDVDFSSTNLGRTEANRSLVISKIILGLKDIDFSDSRVSGEIFEYLIASFSAASGKNTADIYSPVQVSKLLAQLVGNSSNEINGVYDPAMGSASSLLQVGSKVKVKNYFGTELNKSTFNLARMNMIIHGVKFNKLNLRNANTLDDDQFKDKKFDAVVSIPPFSVNWEPVDDVRFNEYGKLAPRSKADYAFIEDMLYHLDEKGTMAVVLPHGVLFRGAAEGVIRKYIIDKQKSLDAVIGLPNNIFYGTMLATVVLVFKKEKNHDDILFVDAFNDFEKTKKNNVITDDGIDRIIDAYNKRENIAKYAKAVSYDDIIKNDYNLNINRYIDTYEDVEVNIEQVERDLKRTKTRIENLDIKILGLLNKL
- the xerA gene encoding site-specific tyrosine recombinase/integron integrase; amino-acid sequence: MKEELIQNVIDDMAELMTDTLIERLGKSLSKHLDGVDVTMKLPHPEMTNTDFVRLFIAAKRVEGCSEKSLAYYHSTITKMYSSVEKWIKLISTDDLRRYLADYQETNGSSKVTIDNIRRILSSFFSWLEDEDYISKSPVRRIHKVKTMKVVKEALSDEEMEVLRDTADNLRDLTIIEMLASTGIRVGELARMNISDVNFEERSSIVLGKGNSQREIYFDARTKLHLMQYLGTRKDNGDAVFVSKYQPNSRLTINAIESIVKELGINAKINKLHPHKFRRTLATRAIDKGMPVEQVQRLLGHVRIDTTMQYALVNQTNVKNAHRKYIG
- a CDS encoding type I restriction-modification system subunit M, translated to MAKQSGELKIEDQLWAAADELRGSMDASEYRNVVLGLIFLKYVSDSFEERYQELLNSDYPEDSEDQDAYLEKNIFWLPKEARWSVIDAASKTPEIGDVIDKAMIAIERENNQIKGVLPKNYASDDLDKVRLGAVIDLISNIQVGTEESRKNDVLGRVYEFFLSQFASAEGKNGGEFYTPRSIVRTLVEMIEPYKGKIYDPAAGSGGMFVQSEEFVKEHQGNIADLSVYGQEANPTTWKLAKMNLAIRGIDNDFGPQQGDTFLNDLHKGVRFDYVLANPPFNLKKWGGDRLKEDARWTYGVPPENNANYAWIEHIVSKLTPDGKAAFVLANGALSTSTKEEYAIRKALLNADKIDAIVALPGQMFYSTQIPVSLWFIDMDKTSSDERNRKGETLFIDARNVGFMADRTHKAFSREDIAKIADAYHAYKGTNGQDYEDVAGFAKAATLDEIAKNDYVLTPGRYVGLAEVEDDGEPFEEKMTRLASELSEQFKQSAELEEQIRKALKGIGYEI
- a CDS encoding restriction endonuclease subunit S, coding for MKFKLSEIAYYVSDKVGVSEITIENYVSTENLLPNRGGKGIATRLPDTGKVTKFKPKDILISNIRPYFKKIWFATENGGNSADVLNFRANEQIVLPEYLFWLLFQDEFFNRVMGSVKGTKMPRGDKKAIMEFEFEIPSFEIQRSIAKTLFLFNHKIQLNRRINDNLLELSSTLVGQFKLEHLSELQAYTIDELAALNSVSAKKAELLATIQYLDTSNITENSIDEIQVLNPMLEKIPSRARRHIKNLDIVYSTVRPNQKHYGIMLNPDDNLLVSTGFTTITANTDKISPFHLFVLLTDNQIVKGLQAIAEGSTSTYPAVRPQDIGGIELELPNFRANVEFGKLLEPMFMQINANNQMNQNLSVLRDSLLPKLLAGKIDLD
- a CDS encoding bifunctional metallophosphatase/5'-nucleotidase: MKVTILSTSDVHGFVLPTDFSSRDSEVPFGLARAATVIAELKAHAADDELVITIENGDFIQGSPLTNYIAKENRNAVGLYQQLAKQIGYDARILGNHEFNYGVDYLQTAIPKDVGVLNANILASNDEPFMGKPYRIIEDKGVKVAILGLTTDYIPHWEKPANIEGLQFMDVVETAKRYVPFLRQEADLVIVAYHGGFEADLKTGEPDAILTGENVGYRLLREVPGIDGLVTGHQHRQLAGIVQGTATTQPGYRGENVGVLTFELDDTNAVTKQATQLLSTKGFKPDAGIVALTQGVQARVEDWLDSPVGQVAGDMLVHAPLKERAHGDAYLDFINRVQMAAVGTDIAATALFNNEVPGFKPEVTMRDVVTSYIYPNTLAAEKITGADLKAALEKSAEYFTVIDGELTVTPIFMEPKPQHYNYDYWSGIDYAFDLSLPVGQRVTKLKYHGHDVAPTDELVVALNQYRAVSGGDFMMFGAEKIVKELQVDITDLIADYFVAHPTVTAHEPRNLTTHGYSWMQA